The genomic stretch TACTTGTGACCCTGAGTCCTTTGGTTGGAAATGTACCAGCCTTTCCCAAGCTACTAAGAAAAACAGGAGACACCTCCAGAGGACCAGAAGTTGGAAAGCAGTGGGGTAATCATGACCTCTGCAGTCTTTTTAGTCACATCGCCCACCATGCTTCTTCCCACTCACCACCTCAGCTCCACATACATAACCTAAAACCACCTCACCCCAAATCCAATAAAAGGAAGGAGTGCTTACAGACACAATAGACGcatgtgttttttagttttgtttaaaaaaaagttctgacAAATAAGGAAATGGGGGTTTAGAAGGGATGATGCAAAAGAGGGAAGGcatggggtggggttgggggttgTCAGGGGTAGGTGGCAGTAGTGTCTCCTTCACCCCCACGCCTGGTATCATCTCTTGAAGAGGGACAGACTGTCACATTCCAGGAGAGGTGGATGAGTCCTCTATCGTGTCTGTTCAACTGAAGAGAAAATATGGCAGTTAGAATAagacatgaaacagaaaaaatgaggTTGGCAGAAATACACATGCCCATACATGCAGATGTCTGTGTAGTGTCTGGGAGCAAAGGGCAGACTTGGGGGTGGAAAAAGACATAATCTGATAAAAGATCCCACATAAAGGTCAATTAAACATCCCAACCCGGCAACTGTCCATATGTACTAGTGTTTCACGTCCATAATGGGATTTAAGACAAACACACTAAAACAAGGAGAATCACAAAGGTTGGAGGAGCCAATTGCTGTGATCAATACTCACTGTAGGAGGAGATGTCTATCTCATCAGGCAGCTCACTGATATTGACCTCAAAGCGATCCTGCACATCGTTGAGGATCTTGGCATCATTCTCATCTGACACAAACGTGATTGCCAAACCCTTGGTGCCAAACCGGCCTGCTCTGGCCACCTGGAAGGAGACAGAAGGTAGGACTGGAAGaccccaaagaagaaaacatCTGAAAGGAGGGATGAAGATGTACGCCatgaagatacaaaaaataaagtcagtggGAGAGGTCACTGAATGTCCTTGTGGGTACGGGGCGTACCCGGTGCAGGTAGGTGTCGGAATCTTCAGGCATGTCATAGTTAAAGGCAATGTTCACCCGTTCGATATCCATGCCTCGGCCAAATAAGTTGGTAGCCACAAGAATTCGTCGTTGAAAATCTTTAAACTGCTGATACCGAGAAAGCCTTTGTaagaaaggaaattagaaaaatatttaagtcccttctctctttttcagtctttttctccCAAGGACACACAATATCTTCCCCACGTCCAACGTACCTCTCCTCCTGGGGCATCCCACGGTGGATGGCAATGGCTGGGAAGTTCTGCTCCACCAGGAGCTGGGCCAAGGCAATGCAGCGCTGCACAGACTTCACAAAGATCACCACCTGTGGATGTGTAGGGATGTGGGTCCACACATGTGTGAAATTGTATGAAAAAGGTGTCTTCAGTAATTACTCTTCTAAAGGAATTCCTCTCAGTTCCTATCATGTATTTCCTCATCTGCTATAAATATTAACTTGATCCTAATCTTAGATCATTTTTAGTGCAAATAAGCCATGTAACAGGTAAAGTAATGAAATATTTCTCAGTAAAATAGtacaaaaacagccctggctggtgtggctcagtggactgccggcctgtgaaccaaagggtcactggttcgattcccagtcagcacacatggctcggttgcaggccaggtccccagcacgGGGTGcataagaggtaaccacacaatgatgtttctctccctctttcttccttcccctctctctaaaaaggtaaataaaaatcttaaaaactaaatacataaatagtacagaaacaaatttaagaacCTAACAGAATGAAGGTATTTTGGGATTTTTACAACCTGACTAAAAAACCCTTTAaggattttattgttttgagctttattgctttatttaatGAGGTTATTTATTGACTACCTGTCTGTGCCAGCAATGGAAAAGTAAAGCAGTTCCCACCTTGCTCATACTTGGCTCTAAGACATACTCTCATTTTAATAAGTTCTAGTTAGAGTTTCTGCCATTCTCTCACATCACATTTGAGGTTTTTTCAGTAACAGGGTACTGAATACAGATTTCTGCTCCCACCGGGAGATGTGCTAATCCTCCTACTGGACCTTGAACTGACCTGGTTGAACTCAAGGACATCCAGAAGGTCAAAGAGCTTCCGGTTCTTCTCGTTGTCCTTCAGTTTCACGTAGTACTGCTGCAACCCATGCAGCGTCAGCTTCGTCTCATCATCCACGAAGATCTCCAttggctgagggggaggggggaggtaggGGTAGGGAACgggagggcagagtggggggGTTAAACCTGGGGGGTGGAGGAAGTTGATCTCCAATACACCCcatggggggatggggagaagagagaagactgaaaacctcaccccacccccaaaaacaCCATTTTAATATGCTCTCTTCCATCTTAGACCTAAAGTCCTTCCTATCAGTAAAGTTCTAACACTGGAACTGTCATGAGAGGAACTTTGcaaggagaaaaaggaatagaGAAACCACCCAATGGCAAGATGCCACTACCTCAAGTGGAggtgatgaaggaaaaaaaaaaaagcttttccaaGGGAGAATATGATCCAAACAGCTGGGAAATGATGGGAAACACTGACTCAAGGTCAGAATAATTCCATCAGAGCAAGTGTAAGAATATGGGGGAAAGGACATGGACTGCTCCATTTGAGTCCTCTCTCAACTAGGGCAATCATATCCATGTTAAGATGGAATGCTAAAATAGATATAATCAAAATGCCATGAAAGCAGCAACAAAAATTACTCCAGATGAGTAACAACTTGCCCTGGACCACAGGGAATAATTCTGGATGAGACTGGTCTCTAAGCTAAGAATCAGACCATCTGCAGTGTTACATGGAAGGTATCAGTAATACTTATAAATTCAGAGCTGCACATTTGcagttaccttttaaaaaaacaaaacaacacaacccttgaagggaaggaaggttgcattaaaaagaaattaactcaaaatccAACTTCAGAGCCCCAGTTTCCTAGCACTCTTCACTAATTTGGGAACGTAGTTAATATCAAGACTTGGAGTCCAAGACTTCAGGAAAGGATGTGTGTGTCACAAAGAGATAACCAGAAGCTGATCGCAGAAGGCAGGCTTTCCAAAAGGAAGTTCCACAGCCACCTTCATATCTAATTGTAGCCCCAAGTCCAGTTACAGACAAGGAACAGAGCAGGGAGGTAAACAACACACTCCACTGCTTATACAACTGGCCATCTAGTCCTAATCTGTAGCCCACCTGGTTACATCAAGTGGAGCACCTCACTTTACCTTTCCTATACCCCTCTGCCCTGagtatgaaataaaagaaaaaaaacctaccaCCCCATTCAGGatacccttccccaccccaataCATAAGGGAGAAACGAGGAGCACGGCACGCCTTGGGTTCAGCAAAAAAACCGGGAACGGAAAAAGAGGCTGGCTGGTCCTCAGCTTCCTGGTCAGGTTTCCCTGCGGCCTCCGCTGCCGCCATCCACCGCTGGGTGCTGTCCGAATTCTCCCGCCGCGCCACGAAGCTTCTCTCTGCTGCCAGCTCACATCAACCGAAGTTCCATGTGGGTGTGAGGTGTGCGTGGGAAGGAGTAGGGGATGGGGATTGAGGTGCCaaaggccccccacccctggaggtggggagggagcgcATTCATTGTGCTGTTTGCTCTTCTTTTAGACATGCCCTGCCATCTGTCCCTCTCTTGCTCTCCTGCCACCGGGAGGAAATGAGTGTTGGGGAGCACAAGGCTCCAGTTGTATGCTCGATGTCACCTTGAGGGTGCGTGGCTGTAGGGGATATGTAGGAGACGATGGGTAGATGGTAAGGCAGAAAATCCTGCCTTCACCCAAAAGGGAGAAGAGGTTCAAAatgctgtgatttaaaaaaaaaaaaaagtcgaaCACTACCCGCTCTCAAGTTAACCCGACCAAGTCTTCCGGAATTTCCCTGGCGCCCGCGCAGAACCTAACACTAGCTATTTCTGCCTCTGTTCGTCTCTTCAAGGAGTCGTCACTCCCAGATGGGCTCGTGCCCCCTTCTTGGCACTTGAAGGACAAGGGAGTCTGGAGGAAGAGGGCACGGACGGGGAGAAGGCAGTGGGCGGGGAGTGGAAGAAGAGAAGGTAGAAGGGTATTTACGTCTTGCATGAACTTGCGGCAGACTGGACGGATCTCTTTGCTCAAGGTAGCACTGAACATCATGACCTGCTTCTCATGGGGGGTCATGCGAAAAATTTCCTGGACATCCCGACGCATGTCTAGAGGAAAAAGGGAACAAAATCGTAGGAGAAAAGCAGCTTGTATCATAAGCAAAGACCAGAGATAGGCTTCCCAATGAGGTCAAGACTGCTGGAAATAGGTAAACAAGAGTTAATTCAAAGAAAGATTTGCTTCTCTACTCTATTTTCCCCACTCTTATGAAACTACATCCATACTAATAAATACAATAGAAAGAGCAATGAATTTGGAATAAAGATTTGGGATGAGATCCCAGCTGTGTATTTTATCCAGGCAAGAAATATGATGAAACCCCACAGTCCACAGCTATGGAACAGGGATAGAGCCCATTGTAGAGGCACCCAAGAATATGACCTTTGAAAAACACTTTACAAGTCCCTTCTCCCTACTGCTCTCTCCCCAAGCCCCAACTACCTACAAATACTGCACACCTATTACATTCCAGCTCTCAGAGTCCATTCCATACTTGCCCTGGATCACACTTTCCTATCTAGTACCAAGGCTGCTTAAAAAGCACAACAAAGACCAACCCAGGAAGCCAGAGCTATGGGTCATGAGTAACAGACTGAGTGGTTCAGGCCCTACAGTGCTCCTGTATCAGATAAATTTCATTTGGCTCCAAAGGGAAACTCCCAGATCACTAGCCCAATCCCAGCACTGCCACTCACCGAGCTGTTCAAGCATCTTATCACATTCATCCAAGATAAAGTGTTTAATATGTTTGAGGTTGAGGCTCTTATTTCGAGCAAGGGCAAGAATGCGGCCAGGGGTCCCCACGACGATATGCGGGCAGTTCTTCTTCAGCACCTCTTCATCCTTCTTGATAGACAGACCACCAAAAAACACTGCGACCTGCCAACCCAGGAGAAAAGAGTGCCTCACAATGAAGCAATTGTGGGTCCTAGAACAGCATAACACCTAAGTTGTTTTCtagttggtggggtggggtggggttgggagatGGG from Phyllostomus discolor isolate MPI-MPIP mPhyDis1 chromosome 4, mPhyDis1.pri.v3, whole genome shotgun sequence encodes the following:
- the DDX39B gene encoding spliceosome RNA helicase DDX39B, producing the protein MAENDVDNELLDYEDDEVETAAGGDGTEAPAKKDVKGSYVSIHSSGFRDFLLKPELLRAIVDCGFEHPSEVQHECIPQAILGMDVLCQAKSGMGKTAVFVLATLQQLEPVTGQVSVLVMCHTRELAFQISKEYERFSKYMPNVKVAVFFGGLSIKKDEEVLKKNCPHIVVGTPGRILALARNKSLNLKHIKHFILDECDKMLEQLDMRRDVQEIFRMTPHEKQVMMFSATLSKEIRPVCRKFMQDPMEIFVDDETKLTLHGLQQYYVKLKDNEKNRKLFDLLDVLEFNQVVIFVKSVQRCIALAQLLVEQNFPAIAIHRGMPQEERLSRYQQFKDFQRRILVATNLFGRGMDIERVNIAFNYDMPEDSDTYLHRVARAGRFGTKGLAITFVSDENDAKILNDVQDRFEVNISELPDEIDISSYIEQTR